One region of Pagrus major chromosome 7, Pma_NU_1.0 genomic DNA includes:
- the LOC141000340 gene encoding probable N-acetyltransferase camello isoform X1 — MEKKTLQDSREKQSMCSVGAAALSPSEWSERRGEGVGMAQKNNFQFSIREYSPSDEHVVKSLFRDGILEHVYPAFFKAMSHPDHVGIALSISMAGYVLGGSSYFQALLFGSAWAGLIYYCCHEIYEGYMTRRLSTDMADIQANYLENPDNGLWVAEADVNGQSKVVGMVAVTGRRGGEEGERFDDCNGGVMAGGSEFAQAAGDGSYGEISHMAVVFPWRRKNLGSQLTRKALDFCKERGYAHLALDVSSPQTAAVSLCQKFGFVQTASHSSTHANRWFSKLARINVTRMEKFV, encoded by the exons atggagaagaagacactgcaggacagcagagagaaacagagtaTGTG TTCAGTGGGAGCAGCAGCGCTAAGTCCTTCAGAGTGGAGCGAAAGACGAGGGGAAGGAGTCGGCATGGCCCAGAAAAATAACT TTCAGTTCTCCATCAGGGAATACAGCCCCTCAGATGAACACGTGGTCAAATCACTCTTTCGTGATGGGATACTCGAACACGTATACCCGGCTTTCTTCAAGGCCATGAGCCACCCGGACCACGTTGGCATTGCTCTGAGCATTTCCATGGCTGGTTATGTGCTGGGAGGCAGCTCATACTTCCAAGCTTTACTCTTTGGCAGTGCATGGGCTGGCCTCATTTATTACTGCTGTCACGAGATCTACGAAGGCTACATGACGAGGAGGCTGAGCACAGACATGGCTGACATTCAAGCCAACTACCTGGAAAACCCAGATAACGGTTTGTGGGTTGCGGAGGCGGACGTCAACGGCCAGTCCAAGGTGGTGGGGATGGTGGCAGTGACGGGgagaaggggaggggaggaaggtgAAAGGTTTGATGACTGCAACGGAGGCGTGATGGCAGGAGGCTCAGAGTTTGCACAGGCAGCTGGAGACGGGAGTTACGGCGAGATATCCCACATGGCTGTGGTGTTTCCGTGGCGCCGCAAAAACCTGGGTTCACAGCTGACGAGGAAGGCCCTCGATTTCTGCAAAGAGCGAGGCTACGCCCACCTCGCTCTGGACGTCAGCTCGCCGCAGACGGCAGCCGTCTCCCTGTGCCAGAAATTTGGTTTTGTTCAAACTGCGTCCCACAGTAGCACACATGCTAATCGCTGGTTCTCCAAActggccagaataaatgtgacGCGAATGGAGAAGTTCGTTTAG
- the LOC141000340 gene encoding probable N-acetyltransferase camello isoform X2 — MEGKCIIRNDWTEERWRRRHCRTAERNRVCVQFSIREYSPSDEHVVKSLFRDGILEHVYPAFFKAMSHPDHVGIALSISMAGYVLGGSSYFQALLFGSAWAGLIYYCCHEIYEGYMTRRLSTDMADIQANYLENPDNGLWVAEADVNGQSKVVGMVAVTGRRGGEEGERFDDCNGGVMAGGSEFAQAAGDGSYGEISHMAVVFPWRRKNLGSQLTRKALDFCKERGYAHLALDVSSPQTAAVSLCQKFGFVQTASHSSTHANRWFSKLARINVTRMEKFV; from the exons atggaggggaaatgtattatACGTAATGACTggacagaggagagatggagaagaagacactgcaggacagcagagagaaacagagtaTGTG TTCAGTTCTCCATCAGGGAATACAGCCCCTCAGATGAACACGTGGTCAAATCACTCTTTCGTGATGGGATACTCGAACACGTATACCCGGCTTTCTTCAAGGCCATGAGCCACCCGGACCACGTTGGCATTGCTCTGAGCATTTCCATGGCTGGTTATGTGCTGGGAGGCAGCTCATACTTCCAAGCTTTACTCTTTGGCAGTGCATGGGCTGGCCTCATTTATTACTGCTGTCACGAGATCTACGAAGGCTACATGACGAGGAGGCTGAGCACAGACATGGCTGACATTCAAGCCAACTACCTGGAAAACCCAGATAACGGTTTGTGGGTTGCGGAGGCGGACGTCAACGGCCAGTCCAAGGTGGTGGGGATGGTGGCAGTGACGGGgagaaggggaggggaggaaggtgAAAGGTTTGATGACTGCAACGGAGGCGTGATGGCAGGAGGCTCAGAGTTTGCACAGGCAGCTGGAGACGGGAGTTACGGCGAGATATCCCACATGGCTGTGGTGTTTCCGTGGCGCCGCAAAAACCTGGGTTCACAGCTGACGAGGAAGGCCCTCGATTTCTGCAAAGAGCGAGGCTACGCCCACCTCGCTCTGGACGTCAGCTCGCCGCAGACGGCAGCCGTCTCCCTGTGCCAGAAATTTGGTTTTGTTCAAACTGCGTCCCACAGTAGCACACATGCTAATCGCTGGTTCTCCAAActggccagaataaatgtgacGCGAATGGAGAAGTTCGTTTAG
- the pfdn4 gene encoding prefoldin subunit 4, with amino-acid sequence MAATMKGPVAVEDVNVTFEDQQKINKFARNTNRVTELKNEIEAKKKSLQNLQDASDDLMMLDDDALLIPYQIGNVFVSHSQEETQEMLEAAKEALEQEVKGLEDRVTAIQQVLGDLKVQLYAKFGNNINLEADES; translated from the exons ATGGCCGCCACCATGAAGGGACCTGTA GCAGTTGAAGATGTGAATGTGACGTTTGAGGACCAGCAGAAGATCAATAAATTCGCCAGGAACACGAATCGGGTGACAGAGCTGAAGAATGAAATAGAGGCAAAGAAA AAATCGCTGCAGAACTTACAGGATGCCAGCGATGACCTTATGATGTTAGACGACGACGCTCTATTGATCCCCTATCAAATCGGCAACGTCTTCGTCAGCCACTCGCAGGAAGAAACACAAGAGATGCTGGAGGCTGCAAAG GAAGCACTGGAGCAGGAGGTCAAAGGCCTTGAGGACCGAGTGACAGCGATACAGCAAGTGCTGGGTGATCTGAAGGTCCAGCTCTACGCCAAGTTTGGTAACAACATAAACCTGGAGGCAGACGAAAGCTGA